CTGCACTTTGACTGTCCCCATTTACTTCCGCAGCAACAGCTAGGTGTGAAAACATTTCTCTATCGTAGCCTGTGATTTCTTCTGAAGAAATCCCGTTTTCCTCAAGAAGCATATCAAGGAGAATCCTCGTTCCTGCCCCTTTTTGACGGTTAACAAAGTTCGCTTTTTTCTCAGCGATATCCATCAGTGTTTCAATCCCCAGCGGATTTCCCTTTGGTAAAATCCATCCTTGCTTTCTTTTTAAAAATGGATAGAGAACAACATCCGCACCGGCTAACATTTTCTTAACATAAGAGATATTATATTGCTTTGTGTTTGGATCAAGCAAATGAATGCCCGCTACATGGGCCTCGCCTTTTCGAATGGCCATAATACCAGCCATACTGCCAACATGCGCTGAAACGATTTTCATGTCTGCACGTACTCTTTTCACCTGTGAGGATAAAAGATCAATGGTCAAATCATGGCTGCCACAAAACATAATTGCATTTTGGATTTCCTCAAGCGGCCTTAATAGCTCGACTTCTGCAAAATCACCTTGTTCATAGCCAATTACGTTGGCTGGTACGACAAGAAGGCCATCTGCTCTCACATAGGACATCGTTACCCCCGCAGCTCTTGTCAGCGGATTTGCAACAAATTGTCCATTCACATAGCCGATATTCATTCGTACAAAATCCTCGGCACCCATACCCGAAACAATTCGGCGGCCAAGCTTGACGGTAACCGTTTGCCTTTTTGGCTCAGGGATTTGTAAATACTTGCAAATCAGCGGCCGGACAAACCATTCTAAGGACAAATAGGCGGAGACAGGATATCCTGGAACACCTACGACAATCTTCTCATTTATTTTTCCTAAAATAACGGGTTTCCCAGGTCTTGCAGCCACACCGTGGGTAAAGACCGTTCCAATTTCTCCGATGATATGAACGGTATAATCCTTGGAACCTGCTGAGGATCCAGCATTGATGACAATAATATCCGAGTCTTTCGCCGCTTCAAGTAATACAGACTTTATCATTTCAGGGTCGTCCTTCACAATTCGGTGGAGTCTTGGCTCCCCGCCCCAATCTTTTATAAAATTTGCGAATACCGTTCCATTAAACTCAATAATGTTTCCTGAAGATAGTACACTATTTGCCTCAACAAGCTCATTACCCGTTGGAATGATGGTGACAACTGGCTTTTTCGCAACCGGAATCTGAAGATGCTGCGATGCTAAAAGAATGCCTAAATCCGCTGGTCTAAGAATATGTCCCTGCGGGAAAAGCATTTCCTCCTGTACAATATCCTCGCCAATAGGGCGAATATGCTGCCATGGTGTTGCAGGCTCAATAATTTCAATCGTTTCTTCATCTATCATATCGACATGTTCAATCATAATTACCGCATTAAATGGAACTGGAATCGCATTTCCTGTATCCACTATAGCAAAATCAATTCCCAGCTTAAGCTGAAGTGGATTTTGCTCATGTGCGGAATACGTTTTTTCAGCGATTACCGCAATTCCATCCATGGCAGATGCATGGTAATGAGGCATTGATACACTTGCAAAAATTGGCTCAGCCGTTACACGGCCAAGGGCATCACTTGTAGGAATCATTTCTATTTCAAGGGGCAGAGAAAAGTTCTCGAGAATTTCTCGCTTCGCTTCCGATCGGGGTTTGTCCTCTAAATATATTTTCCGTTTATACGTTTTGCGGTCCATCTATTTTATCCCCCTCATCGTGTTGCAATCACAGGTACATAGTCTCCCTGTGAAATACCCTCTTTTTCTGAAATAATTTCAACAATACCATCGCTTTTTACTAAGGTAGTAATTAACCCTGATTTTCCAATAATCGGCTCCGCCCACCATACGCCTTCTTTCTCGATTAAACGAACACGAATATAATCGGAACGCCCAGGTGCAGAAGGAATATTCTTCGTAATCCGGGCAAAAATTCTATCAGGCTTCTTATCAATTTTTTCACCTTTTAACTTTTGAAGGATTCTCTTGCCAAACAGCATGAAAATAATCATCGCTGAGGCAGGATGCCCTGGCAGACCTATAACAGGTTTCCCATTCGCCATTGCAAGTATCGTAGGTTTCCCCGGTTTGATCGATATGCCATGAACGAACACGCCTGGTGAACCTAGGGACTGAATCACTTGTGTTGTGTAGTCCTTTGCTCCAACCGAGCTTCCCCCTGAGAGAATTAAGCAGTCTACTTCATTATATAAAGCCTGTGCTTTTTGCTGAAACTCCTGATAGTCATCCTTCACAATTCCACCGTACTCAACCTCAACATTCCATTGTTTTGCGAGCCCCGAAATCGTCAAATAGTTAATATCACGGATTTGACCTTCTGAAAGTTTTTCTGTTTGATAGGGAACAATCTCGTCACCTGATGATAGATACCCGACCTTTAGCTTACGATAGACACATACATGGCTAATACCTAGTGAGGCAATTGCACCTAACTCTTGCGGACGAATCAGGGTTCCTTCAGGAAGGAGGATTTCCCCTTCACGGATATCCTCACCTGCACGAATAATATTTTCACCAGGGGCCACTGGCTTGTAGGTGTTTAATAGTCCGTCATGGTCTTCACAATGTTCAATCATAATTACGCTGTCACTGCCTGCAGGAATCATCCCGCCTGTTGGAACATAGACGGCTTCTCCTTGACCGACAGGAATACCTGCCGACTCTCCCATTGCAACTTCTCCCACCACCGTTAAAAAACCCGGCATGGAATCAGAGGTTCCATATGTGTCCCGTGCTTTCACAGCATAGCCATCCACCGTCGAGCGGTCAAAGCCAGGGACATTTTCCTTTGCGGTGACAGGCACCGCTAGTATATAATTATGCGCCTCTTCTAGTGAGCGAATTTCCGTATCTTTTATTGCTGGGATTTTTTCTTCTATCATTTCAAAAGTTTCTTCAACTGTTTTAACTTTGAAAAATTGCACTGTGCCTTACATCCTTCCTGCCTAATCAGCTTGAAGCCATTTTTTTGCGTCCTCATACTCATGGGGATGATTCATATTGAAAAAAACTCGCTCCATATCAATATTGCTATTGGCCTGCAGCTCTTTTTCCGTTACATAAAGGACATTTAGATGTTCAAGCAGATGTTTGATTGGAAGACGTCCATTTTCAATACATTCTTCAATTTTCGCTACACTCTTCTTTTGAAAAACCGCACATAGAGTTTGCATTTTTCCATTAATAACTGGAACTAAGGCATCATGATGGTCAATCATATTTACAAGGGTCGCAGCTAATTCGCCAGAAATAAAAGGCATATCACATGCTGTAATGAAATTCACATCATAGTCCGAAGCCATTAAGCCGGCATGAAATCCTGCAAGCGGTCCCTTTCCAGGATAGTGATCGGACACCATTTTCACTCCTAAAAATTGATAGGATTCCATATCGTTGGTAACGAGAATGATATCATCAAAGTAGATTTTGAGAATATCAACCATTCTTTCGATTGTGGTCTTCTCGTTTAGTTTTAGGAGAGCCTTGTTTGTGCCCATTCTGCTCGATTTCCCGCCCGATAAAATAATAGCCGCAGCTTTCATGAAAAAGCACCTTCTTAATTGGTTTCTTTAGTTTGTCTAGCTACAGCGCCTAGGGGCTCGGGGTCATAAGCCAATCCGTCAAGAAGGTAAAGACCAACCTTCTCGCCGGATCGTCTAATGCCTGTCACCCCTGGACAAGGCGCTTCCGCTTTTCGCTTCGCCCACCGCTTGATATCCTTGCTCTTGAGCTACAAAATCAAGATGAATTGTATTTAAGTCCAGCATGGCTGCTGAAGGCTTGCTGAGATATTGTCTTGTATCTATCACTTTAATATATCCTGTACACTTTTCGCAAACCTGAATTTGTGAGGATGCATCCCCTTCAATGGTTATATATTGAATGGTTTTATGGTCATCATTACCGCAGTGTGCACATTCAATTCGTTTTGCATGCCAATGAGCAAGACAGCGAGGGCATGTCATTACTTTTTTCCCTTCATCTTCAAGAACGGCAAGTCGAGCTGGTTCACCGCAAACAGGGCAGCCTGCGCCTGGAACAGCATGAGTGATTTCGTGCTGGATTTTCTCTGCTATTAGCTGTAGGTAAGGTCGCAGTGCTGTTTCTGCTAAGAATTGCGGGATCCACTCTTCAAGTCCATTTTCCTCTGCAAAACTAGCAAAATACATACTATTAAAAGAAAATGCCTCATCTATCCAGCGAATCGCCGTTTCTTCGTTTAATAGAGCACTAATTCCAGCAAGCTTTGTTTCAAGCTCAGGATTTTTTTGGGACAATAATCCATTTATCTCCTCTATCCACTGTAAGAATAGTGGAATTTTGAAATTAATAGACGTTAATGCCGCCGCCGGCACCCCCGCTGACATTGGTGCCTTATCAAGGTTCGGTGTAATTGATTCTGGATTGATGCTCTTCTTCCAATTCTCTTGAAGGGTTAAAAAATCCTTCTGCAAATTCTGATATTCTTTCGAAACAACAGATTTTTTCATC
This Neobacillus sp. YX16 DNA region includes the following protein-coding sequences:
- a CDS encoding molybdenum cofactor guanylyltransferase; this encodes MKAAAIILSGGKSSRMGTNKALLKLNEKTTIERMVDILKIYFDDIILVTNDMESYQFLGVKMVSDHYPGKGPLAGFHAGLMASDYDVNFITACDMPFISGELAATLVNMIDHHDALVPVINGKMQTLCAVFQKKSVAKIEECIENGRLPIKHLLEHLNVLYVTEKELQANSNIDMERVFFNMNHPHEYEDAKKWLQAD
- a CDS encoding molybdopterin biosynthesis protein: MDRKTYKRKIYLEDKPRSEAKREILENFSLPLEIEMIPTSDALGRVTAEPIFASVSMPHYHASAMDGIAVIAEKTYSAHEQNPLQLKLGIDFAIVDTGNAIPVPFNAVIMIEHVDMIDEETIEIIEPATPWQHIRPIGEDIVQEEMLFPQGHILRPADLGILLASQHLQIPVAKKPVVTIIPTGNELVEANSVLSSGNIIEFNGTVFANFIKDWGGEPRLHRIVKDDPEMIKSVLLEAAKDSDIIVINAGSSAGSKDYTVHIIGEIGTVFTHGVAARPGKPVILGKINEKIVVGVPGYPVSAYLSLEWFVRPLICKYLQIPEPKRQTVTVKLGRRIVSGMGAEDFVRMNIGYVNGQFVANPLTRAAGVTMSYVRADGLLVVPANVIGYEQGDFAEVELLRPLEEIQNAIMFCGSHDLTIDLLSSQVKRVRADMKIVSAHVGSMAGIMAIRKGEAHVAGIHLLDPNTKQYNISYVKKMLAGADVVLYPFLKRKQGWILPKGNPLGIETLMDIAEKKANFVNRQKGAGTRILLDMLLEENGISSEEITGYDREMFSHLAVAAEVNGDSQSAGLGIYPAAKAMDLDFVPVADEEYDLVMTRSFFESESGKLLIEIIQSPSFKEQVEKIGGYEVVENAQAKEFGLKRC
- a CDS encoding formate dehydrogenase accessory protein FdhE, whose protein sequence is MMKKSVVSKEYQNLQKDFLTLQENWKKSINPESITPNLDKAPMSAGVPAAALTSINFKIPLFLQWIEEINGLLSQKNPELETKLAGISALLNEETAIRWIDEAFSFNSMYFASFAEENGLEEWIPQFLAETALRPYLQLIAEKIQHEITHAVPGAGCPVCGEPARLAVLEDEGKKVMTCPRCLAHWHAKRIECAHCGNDDHKTIQYITIEGDASSQIQVCEKCTGYIKVIDTRQYLSKPSAAMLDLNTIHLDFVAQEQGYQAVGEAKSGSALSRGDRH
- the glp gene encoding gephyrin-like molybdotransferase Glp, whose product is MQFFKVKTVEETFEMIEEKIPAIKDTEIRSLEEAHNYILAVPVTAKENVPGFDRSTVDGYAVKARDTYGTSDSMPGFLTVVGEVAMGESAGIPVGQGEAVYVPTGGMIPAGSDSVIMIEHCEDHDGLLNTYKPVAPGENIIRAGEDIREGEILLPEGTLIRPQELGAIASLGISHVCVYRKLKVGYLSSGDEIVPYQTEKLSEGQIRDINYLTISGLAKQWNVEVEYGGIVKDDYQEFQQKAQALYNEVDCLILSGGSSVGAKDYTTQVIQSLGSPGVFVHGISIKPGKPTILAMANGKPVIGLPGHPASAMIIFMLFGKRILQKLKGEKIDKKPDRIFARITKNIPSAPGRSDYIRVRLIEKEGVWWAEPIIGKSGLITTLVKSDGIVEIISEKEGISQGDYVPVIATR